The Impatiens glandulifera chromosome 3, dImpGla2.1, whole genome shotgun sequence genome contains a region encoding:
- the LOC124929827 gene encoding GDSL esterase/lipase At5g22810-like, with protein MELSSSLRFESCVCFLLFLPLWMINGNGQPLVPALFIFGDSIVDVGNNNHLLTLVKADFPPYGRDFLNQHQPTGRFSNGKLASDFTAENLGFTSYPPPYNSKQVKDGLNITLGVNFASGSSGYYHGTAKLYNTISLNQQIENYKEYQNRLSGLTENASSIINGSIHIISAGSSDYIQNYFINPLLFAVYSTDQFSDILIKSYINFIKDLYKLGARKIGVTTLPPMGCLPAAITLFGKGSNECVEKLNKAAISFNGKLNVTSMKLKTELLNLNLVILDVYQPLLALVNHPSDNGFAEARKACCGTGLVETAILCNKYSPGTCKNASEYVFWDGFHPTESANKFISDALLLSGIALIS; from the exons ATGGAATTGTCTTCATCACTTAGATTTGAATCATGTGTTTGTTTTCTCCTATTTTTACCATTATGGATGATTAATGGCAATGGACAACCATTAGTCCCAGCATTGTTCATATTTGGTGACTCTATTGTTGATGTTGGAAATAACAACCATCTTTTAACCCTTGTCAAAGCTGATTTTCCTCCTTATGGTAGAGACTTCCTCAACCAACATCAACCCACCGGCCGGTTTTCCAATGGGAAACTCGCATCCGATTTCACTG CCGAGAATTTAGGTTTCACTTCATACCCACCTCCTTACAATAGCAAACAAGTGAAAGATGGTTTAAACATTACCCTTGGGGTTAACTTTGCTTCCGGATCTTCTGGCTATTACCATGGAACCGCTAAACTATAT AATACAATTTCATTGAACCaacaaattgaaaattataaggaATATCAGAATAGACTATCTGGTTTAACCGAAAATGCTTCTTCAATAATCAATGGCTCGATTCATATCATAAGCGCCGGCAGCAGCGATTATATTCAGAATTACTTCATCAATCCACTTCTATTTGCAGTTTATTCAACCGACCAGTTTTCCGACATTCTAATCAAATCCTATATCAACTTCATTAAG GATCTGTACAAATTGGGTGCTAGGAAGATCGGAGTGACAACTTTGCCGCCGATGGGATGTCTGCCGGCGGCGATTACTCTGTTTGGGAAAGGAAGTAATGAGTGTGTTGAGAAGTTAAACAAGGCTGCAATTTCATTTAACGGGAAACTGAATGTTACTTCAATGAAGTTGAAAACAGAGttgttgaatttgaatttggtgaTTTTGGATGTTTATCAGCCTCTTTTGGCCCTTGTTAATCATCCATCTGATAATG GTTTTGCAGAGGCGAGGAAGGCGTGTTGTGGCACTGGGCTGGTGGAGACGGCGATTCTTTGTAATAAGTATTCGCCGGGAACATGTAAAAATGCGTCGGAATATGTTTTTTGGGACGGATTTCATCCAACTGAATCtgcaaataaatttatttccgACGCATTGCTTCTTTCTGGGATTGCtcttatttcttaa
- the LOC124932138 gene encoding protein argonaute MEL1-like: MSGRGRGRSGGRGQPRPEQQPLPQAGRGGGRGQPRPEQQPLPQAGRGGGRGTGDRGSSTPYAAAAASSSHVPSVPVVASSSSTASLAVDLEEKVKLSSTSSTVESASQKPQTSQGPVVTVPVSSRGIGLPDRPGYGTAGKKTMIRTNHFAVNVADSDIHQYDVSITPEVISKKVCRDIMNSLIDSYMESHLGKRLPAYDGRKSIYTSGPLPFVSKDFVVKLFDKDEPTRKEREFKVAIKFAAKVDLYHLQQFLQRKQRDLPQESLQALDVVLRSTPSVNYTVVGRSFFSPSLGPQGTLQDGLEYWLGFYQSLRPTQMGLSLNIDMSARAFFDPIPVTDFIQKNFHIRDLLRPLSDQDRIKVKKALRGVNVQLTHLENVRRRKITNITQQPISQLMFTVDDSGKKMSVVQYFQQRYNIKVKYPSLPAIQSGSDTKPVYLPMELCKIVEGQRYTKKLNEKQVTNLLKATCQRPKMREQSIKQMVTRNSYNNDKFVNEFRMRMSLEPTTVEARVLQPPLLRYKGSQEAPHVGQWNMINKRMFTGATINHWTCVNFSSRTHPDAVGDFCWELVQMCKSKGLNFNEEPLIPFQTAPSNRIPKALANIHTECKEQLAKVKESGKHLQLLIVILPDFSGSYGTIKRVCETELGIVSQCCQPKHVSRISKQYLENVSLKINVKAGGRNTVLANAVDGKLPFVSDMPTIIIGADVTHPSPGEDSSSSIAAVVASMDWPEVTRYKGLVSAQGHREEIISDLYKETEDPKKGKVISGMIRELLISFRKSTGQKPFRIIFYRDGVSEGQFSQVLLYEIDAIRKACCSLEANYMPRITFVVVQKRHHTRLFPMNHDDRGSTDKSGNILPGTVVDTKICHPREFDFYLCSHSGIQGTSRPTHYHVLYDENRFSADALQTLTNSLCYTYARCTRSVSIVPPAYYAHLAAARARYYVEGDVVDTGSTSAGGNTREGSAAVRPLPNILDNVKDVMFYC; the protein is encoded by the exons ATGTCTGGACGCGGTAGAGGACGCAGCGGAGGAAGAGGCCAACCTCGACCGGAACAACAACCGTTACCGCAGGCTGGACGCGGCGGAGGAAGAGGCCAACCTCGACCGGAACAACAACCGTTACCGCAGGCTGGACGCGGCGGAGGAAGAGGAACCGGCGATCGAGGATCATCAACTCCTTATGCTGCTGCGGCAGCATCTTCCTCACATGTTCCTTCAGTACCTGTTGTTGCTTCTTCTTCATCTACGGCTTCTTTAGCCGTAGATTTAGAAGAAAAAGTTAAACTATCTTCGACTTCATCAACTGTTGAATCGGCTTCGCAGAAGCCTCAGACAAGCCAGGGGCCGGTTGTGACGGTACCAGTCTCTTCTAGAGGAATCGGACTACCGGATAGGCCTGGTTACGGTACAGCAGGAAAAAAGACGATGATTCGAACTAATCATTTTGCAGTTAATGTAGCGGACTCTGATATACATCAATACGAT GTCTCCATCACTCCTGAGGTGATATCAAAGAAGGTATGCAGGGATATTATGAATTCTCTGATTGATTCTTACATGGAATCACATTTGGGAAAAAGACTGCCTGCATATGATGGCAGGAAAAGTATCTACACTTCAGGGCCTTTGCCCTTTGTGTCCAAGgattttgttgtgaaacttttTGACAAGGATGAACCAACAAG AAAGGAGCGCGAATTTAAGGTGGCAATTAAGTTTGCTGCTAAAGTTGATCTCTATCACCTTCAGCAGTTTTTACAGAGAAAGCAACGAGATCTTCCTCAAGAGTCATTACAAGCTCTTGATGTAGTTCTACGTTCAACTCCTTCAGTAAA TTATACGGTCGTTGGAAGGTCTTTCTTTTCCCCCAGCCTTGGGCCCCAGGGGACACTCCAAGATGGTCTAGAGTATTGGCTAGGGTTCTACCAAAGCCTTCGTCCTACTCAGATGGGGCTATCGCTTAATATCG atATGTCTGCAAGAGCATTTTTTGATCCCATTCCAGTGAcagattttattcaaaaaaatttccATATTAGAGATCTACTTAGGCCTTTATCTGACCAAGACCGCATCAAG GTTAAGAAGGCCTTGCGAGGTGTTAATGTGCAACTGACACACCTTGAGAATGTAAGGCGaagaaaaataactaatataactCAACAACCCATTAGCCAATTGAT GTTCACTGTTGATGACAGTGGTAAAAAGATGTCTGTTGTCCAATACTTCCAGCAACGGTACAATATCAAAGTTAAGTATCCGTCATTGCCTGCTATTCAGTCTGGAAGCGACACAAAGCCTGTTTATCTTCCAATGGAG CTGTGCAAAATTGTGGAGGGTCAGAGGTACACGAAGAAGCTAAATGAGAAACAAGTAACCAACCTTCTGAAAGCTACCTGTCAAAGACCCAAGATGAGGGAACAGAGTATTAAGCAG ATGGTTACAAGGAATTCTTACAACAATGACAAGTTTGTTAATGAATTTCGGATGCGTATGAGTCTTGAACCTACAACAGTTGAAGCAAGGGTTCTCCAGCCCCCCCTG CTTAGATATAAAGGGTCACAAGAGGCTCCACACGTGGGGCAATGGAATATGATTAATAAG CGAATGTTTACTGGCGCAACCATTAATCACTGGACTTGTGTCAACTTTTCCTCCAGAACACATCCTGATGCGGTAGGCGATTTTTGTTGGGAACTTGTCCAGATGTGCAAGAGTAAAGGGCTG AATTTCAACGAGGAGCCACTCATTCCCTTCCAAACAGCGCCTTCTAACCGCATTCCAAAAGCACTGGCTAATATACACACGGAGTGTAAAGAGCAGCTAGCAAAGGTGAAGGAaagtggaaaacatcttcagttgCTGATTGTAATATTGCCTGATTTTTCGGGTTCATACG GGACTATAAAGAGGGTTTGTGAAACAGAGCTGGGAATTGTTTCTCAATGTTGCCAGCCCAAACATGTTTCAAGAATTTCTAAGCAATATCTTGAAAATGTTTCATTGAAAATTAATGTGAAG GCTGGAGGACGCAATACTGTGCTTGCGAATGCTGTGGATGGAAAATTACCATTTGTGTCTGACATGCCCACCATAATAATTGGTGCTGATGTTACACATCCTTCACCAGGCGAGGACTCAAGCTCCTCCATTGCTGCA GTTGTCGCTTCAATGGACTGGCCTGAAGTAACAAGATACAAAGGATTGGTCTCTGCACAAGGACACAGAGAGGAGATAATAAGTGATCTTTATAAAGAGACTGAGGACCCTAAAAAGGGAAAAGTCATAAGTGGGATGATCAG GGAACTCCTGATTTCGTTTAGGAAATCCACGGGACAAAAACCTTTTAGAATAATATTCTACAG AGATGGTGTAAGTGAAGGTCAGTTCAGCCAAGTATTGCTGTATGAGATTGACGCCATCAGGAAG GCATGCTGCTCTCTGGAGGCAAATTACATGCCTAGGATTACATTTGTAGTTGTGCAGAAGAGGCATCACACTCGCCTCTTCCCAATGAATCATGATGACAGAGGATCAACTGACAAGAGTGGAAACATTTTACCAG GTACGGTTGTAGATACTAAAATATGCCACCCAAGAGAGTTTGACTTTTATCTGTGCAGTCATTCCGGTATCCAG GGGACCAGTCGGCCAACCCACTATCATGTGTTGTACGATGAGAATCGTTTTAGTGCGGATGCTTTGCAAACACTCACCAACAGCTTGTGTTACACTTACGCAAGATGCACGC